In Trichoderma atroviride chromosome 2, complete sequence, one DNA window encodes the following:
- a CDS encoding uncharacterized protein (EggNog:ENOG41), with the protein MYHVTFSVYGHSLVPCVLTDARNNVNVVMSTDSPERLETMLRTSAIELGLSCAACSAPLPGSVVKEYGIPNSLSLTWYLGRAIHQARRRKTSYIDAIFAECAGKVLFSGKIVDVKRYLGGGYTMGSVIIAPLNNEERDAATASKHQAASTGRHMTIPFQNEYLYAALTDAQGSEESQEIVCTVPDLISILGQDGEAIGSQDLRYGLHVSVIALPAHPLWKSEKGIKVGGPEGFGFKIPVVEVDKKFTESRSVIDEFST; encoded by the exons ATGTATCATG TCACTTTCAGTGTATACGGCCATTCATTAGTGCCTTGCGTTCTCACAGATGCTCGTAACAATGTGAACGTCGTCATG AGTACGGACTCACCTGAGCGGCTGGAGACCATGCTGCGGACATCGGCCATCGAGCTCGGTCTGAGCTGCGCAGCATGTTCTGCGCCTCTCCCCGGTTCCGTCGTCAAGGAGTACGGTATTCCCAATTCTTTATCATTGACTTGGTATTTGGGCCGCGCTATTCACCAGGCGAGAAGGCGAAAGACAAGTTACATCGACGCGATT TTTGCTGAGTGTGCTGGAAAAGTCCTCTTCAGTGGCAAAATCGTCGATGTTAAACGCTACCTTGGAGGAGGCTACACCATGGGGTCCGTTATCATCGCCCCATTAAATAACGAAGAGCGCGATGCTGCAACTGCTAGCAAACACCAGGCCGCCTCAACTGGCCGACACATGACAATACCGTTTCAAAACGAATATTTATACGCTGCTCTTACCGATGCTCAAGGGTCAGAAGAATCCCAAGAGATTGTATGCACAGTGCCGGATCTCATTTCGATCCTGGGACAAGACGGCGAAGCAATTGGCTCGCAGGATCTCAGATATGGCCTGCACGTCAGCGTCATTGCATTACCTGCACATCCCCTGTGGAAGAGCGAAAAGGGTATCAAGGTGGGCGGGCCGGAGGGATTCGGATTCAAGATACCCGTTGTCGAAGTGGATAAGAAGTTTACCGAGTCAAGGAGCGTAATTGATGAGTTTTCAACATAG
- a CDS encoding uncharacterized protein (EggNog:ENOG41): MAYRIGVDVGGTNTDAAILDLKALDEPGRGVLASWKATTTPDITSGVEAAIKEVLDQSKVEKSRILSVTIGTTHFINSLIEADARRLDRVAVFRLCGPFTRQIPPFSDFPLGLRGILDGGVHYLDGGLEMDGREIAPLNPQQIQEAAKSVVASGINAIALVGVFSPLDHHGIHEEECRRIILEAAPGLRVVCSHDIGPTGLLERENATILNAAILRTGEKVKHSFKRAMASLKLTCPLFLSQNDGTLIDVETAAKYPIKTFASGPTNSMTGAAFLAGLDNKRSISNDGDDTAEPQVLVVDIGGTTTDVCALLPSGFPRQAPGFVEIGGVRTAFSMPEVVSMGLGGGSKVEIEDDGKVRVGPGSVGHFLKKQAKIFGGSTLTATDVVVALGEAELGDASLVKDVPDQTISLARQEIKRKLERVIDQMKVSSAPVHVLLVGGGALLVKDGLEGVDKCIHPIHQGAANAVGAAIAKISGEVDTVEILEGKSEKDILDAACKRAIDQAIEKGASPDDVRIVEVNKMPLQYMSQVTVRIQVRAVGKLAIPDEPTPPPTPPLGEISDYEEEGEGDEDEGEKVSVPNALEPTTKPSLHVDLETYRPDVRDGIWYVSEIDLELISTGCGVLGTGGGGPTHYEFLKGLHALRTGGAGQNEDHFSQVIG; encoded by the coding sequence ATGGCATATAGAATAGGTGTCGATGTTGGAGGAACCAACACGGACGCGGCTATTTTGGACCTCAAGGCCCTCGACGAGCCCGGACGGGGAGTCCTAGCATCATGGAAAGCAACAACGACCCCTGACATCACCAGCGGCGTGGAAGCCGCCATTAAAGAGGTCCTCGATCAGTCCAAAGTTGAAAAGAGCCGCATCCTCAGCGTGACCATTGGAACAACACATTTTATCAACTCTCTCATTGAGGCCGATGCCAGGAGGCTGGATCGAGTTGCTGTATTTCGACTGTGTGGGCCGTTCACGAGGCAGatcccccccttttcagACTTCCCCCTCGGACTTCGCGGCATCCTTGATGGAGGTGTGCACTACTTGGATGGAGGACTGGAGATGGATGGGAGAGAGATTGCTCCCTTGAATCCACAGCAAATCCAGGAGGCCGCAAAATCAGTTGTGGCTTCTGGCATCAATGCTATTGCTCTGGTTGGTGTGTTTTCACCGCTGGATCACCATGGAATTCACGAAGAGGAGTGCAGGCGAATCATACTTGAAGCTGCTCCCGGATTGCGGGTAGTTTGCTCCCACGATATAGGACCTACTGGCCTTCTCGAAAGAGAAAATGCTACAATTCTCAATGCTGCTATTCTTAGGACGGGAGAGAAGGTCAAGCATAGCTTTAAGCGTGCCATGGCAAGCTTGAAATTAACGTgccctcttttcctttctcaaAACGATGGAACCCTTATCGATGTCGAAACTGCCGCCAAGTATCCTATCAAGACTTTTGCAAGCGGGCCCACGAACAGCATGACGGGAGCTGCATTCCTCGCCGGACTCGACAACAAACGGTCAATATCGAACGACGGTGATGATACAGCCGAACCTCAGGTGCTTGTGGTTGATATTGGTGGCACCACGACCGATGTATGTGCACTGCTGCCATCCGGCTTTCCGCGGCAGGCGCCCGGGTTCGTTGAAATTGGCGGCGTTCGAACAGCCTTTTCAATGCCAGAAGTCGTTTCAATGGGTCTAGGAGGTGGCAGCAAAGTCGAaattgaagatgatggcaaagtcCGTGTTGGCCCCGGCTCAGTTGGACACTTTCTCAAGAAGCAAGCCAAAATCTTTGGCGGCTCAACATTGACTGCGACTGATGTTGTTGTGGCTCTTGGCGAGGCCGAGCTTGGAGATGCATCTCTGGTCAAGGATGTTCCGGATCAAACCATTAGTCTTGCTCGACAGGAAATCAAGAGGAAACTCGAAAGAGTAATTGATCAGATGAAGGTGTCATCTGCGCCAGTCCATGTACTCCTCGTCGGCGGCGGTGCTCTCCTTGTCAAGGACGGGTTGGAGGGAGTTGATAAATGCATCCACCCTATTCATCAAGGTGCTGCCAACGCTGTtggcgctgccattgccaaaaTTTCTGGAGAGGTTGATACGGTGGAAATTCTCGAAGGAAAGAGTGAAAAGGACATCCTCGACGCGGCTTGCAAGAGAGCCATCGATCAAGCCATTGAGAAGGGCGCTTCTCCTGACGACGTACGCATTGTCGAAGTAAACAAGATGCCTCTGCAGTACATGTCGCAAGTTACCGTGAGAATCCAGGTTCGCGCGGTGGGCAAGCTAGCTATTCCGGACGAACCGACTCCGCCACCTACCCCTCCGCTGGGTGAAATTTCAGATtatgaggaagaaggcgagggggacgaggacgaaggagaaaaagTCAGCGTACCGAATGCTCTTGAGCCGACTACTAAGCCGTCTCTACATGTAGATCTGGAAACATACCGTCCAGATGTGCGGGACGGCATCTGGTACGTCTCAGAAATCGACTTGGAGCTTATTTCTACTGGATGTGGTGTGCTTGGCACTGGAGGCGGAGGTCCTACTCATTACGAGTTCCTCAAAGGCTTGCATGCACTGCGGACAGGGGGGGCAGGGCAAAATGAGGATCATTTCTCCCAAGTCATTGGATGA